From the genome of Triticum aestivum cultivar Chinese Spring chromosome 3B, IWGSC CS RefSeq v2.1, whole genome shotgun sequence, one region includes:
- the LOC123071628 gene encoding extradiol ring-cleavage dioxygenase, whose translation MDTFFLSHGSPAICIDERIPAHGFFKSWLPAAVAGAQAPRAVLVVSAHWETDAPAVNVVHGTNDTIHDLQDLPDEMYKLRYPAPGAPGLARRTKELLEGAGFGPVSEEHGRGIDHGAWVPLMLMFPEADVPACQLSLQAGRDGAYHYALGTALAPLRDEGVLVLGSGTTTHNLRELGPLDAPVPQWAYDFDAWLRDALLDGRYDDVKRYKEKAPYGELAHPSPEHIYPLHVALGAAGDEARAELIHRSWTNATFSYSSYRFTNKI comes from the exons ATGGACACCTTCTTCCTCTCGCACGGCTCGCCGGCGATCTGCATCGACGAGAGGATCCCGGCGCACGGCTTCTtcaagtcgtggctgccagcggcggtGGCGGGCGCGCAGGCGCCGCGCGCCGTCCTGGTGGTGTCCGCTCACTGGGAGACGGACGCTCCGGCCGTCAACGTCGTCCACGGCACCAACGACACCATCCACGACCTGCAGGACCTCCCTGACGAGATGTACAAG CTGAGGTACCCTGCGCCGGGCGCGCCGGGCCTGGCCAGGAGGACTAAGGAGCTCCTGGAGGGCGCCGGGTTCGGGCCGGTGAGCGAGGAGCACGGCCGCGGGATCGACCACGGCGCGTGGGTGCCGCTGATGCTCATGTTCCCGGAGGCCGACGTCCCGGCGTGCCAGCTCTCCCTGCAGGCCGGCCGCGACGGCGCCTACCACTACGCCCTCGGCACGGCGCTGGCGCCCCTCAGGGACGAAGGCGTCCTCGTCCTCGGCTCCGGCACCACCACGCACAACCTCAGAGAGTTGGGCCCTCTCGATGCGCCGGTGCCGCAGTGGGCCTACGACTTCGACGCCTGGCTCAGGGACGCGCTCCTGGACGGGAG GTACGACGACGTGAAGCGATACAAGGAGAAGGCGCCCTACGGCGAGCTTGCGCACCCTTCGCCGGAGCACATCTACCCGCTGCACGTCGCGCTGGGCGCCGCCGGGGATGAGGCCAGGGCGGAGCTGATCCACCGCAGCTGGACCAACGCCACCTTCTCCTACTCTTCTTACCGTTTCACCAACAAGATTTGA